The proteins below come from a single Streptomyces tubercidicus genomic window:
- the folP gene encoding dihydropteroate synthase, whose translation MSTLRGRVAGLPDWERCAVMGVVNVTPDSFSDGGDWFDTELAVKHGLDLVAQGADMVDVGGESTRPGAARVDEAEELRRVVPVVRELAAAGVVVSVDTMRASVAEQAVAAGARLVNDVSGGAADPAMVPVVAAHHVPFVVMHWRGQSIDMNNRAVYGDVVAEVVDELGRSMERAVSGGIDPDRIVIDPGLGFAKEAGHDLALVARLARLRALGRPLLVAASRKRFLGRVLAGGEGAAPPPARERDAATAAVSAIVAREGAWAVRVHEVRASADAVRVARAVEGAAAVPADGSAANGTTANTTANTTGTV comes from the coding sequence ATGAGTACCTTGCGTGGCCGGGTGGCCGGACTGCCGGACTGGGAACGCTGCGCGGTGATGGGCGTCGTCAATGTGACGCCCGATTCGTTCTCCGACGGCGGCGACTGGTTCGATACCGAACTCGCCGTCAAACACGGTCTCGACCTGGTGGCGCAGGGCGCCGACATGGTGGACGTGGGCGGTGAGTCGACCCGGCCGGGCGCGGCGCGGGTGGACGAGGCCGAGGAGCTGCGCCGGGTCGTCCCGGTCGTCCGGGAGCTGGCCGCGGCCGGTGTCGTGGTCTCCGTGGACACCATGCGGGCCTCGGTCGCCGAGCAGGCCGTGGCGGCCGGTGCGCGGCTGGTCAACGACGTCAGCGGGGGCGCAGCCGACCCGGCGATGGTGCCGGTGGTGGCCGCGCACCACGTCCCGTTCGTCGTGATGCACTGGCGCGGCCAGTCCATCGACATGAACAACCGCGCCGTCTACGGGGACGTGGTCGCCGAGGTCGTCGACGAGCTCGGGCGGAGCATGGAGCGCGCGGTGTCCGGCGGCATCGACCCGGACCGGATCGTCATCGACCCGGGACTGGGTTTCGCCAAGGAGGCCGGGCACGATCTCGCGCTGGTCGCCCGGCTGGCGCGGCTGCGGGCGCTGGGCCGTCCACTGCTGGTGGCCGCATCGCGGAAACGGTTCCTGGGCAGGGTGCTGGCGGGCGGCGAGGGAGCCGCCCCACCGCCGGCCCGGGAGCGGGATGCCGCGACGGCGGCGGTGTCGGCGATCGTGGCGCGAGAGGGGGCCTGGGCGGTGCGGGTGCACGAGGTCAGGGCGAGCGCGGATGCGGTACGGGTGGCCCGCGCCGTGGAGGGCGCGGCGGCGGTGCCGGCCGACGGCAGCGCGGCGAACGGGACGACGGCGAACACGACGGCGAACACGACGGGAACGGTGTGA
- a CDS encoding phosphatidylglycerol lysyltransferase domain-containing protein — protein MSDRLDGESSETVAWRTPRWLRGPRPEAVPGVVGTAGVVVGLLNLLAGVFPRFRHSRVHALAEVLPGAVSPLAAAASIVVGILLLLLAHGLKRRKRRAWGAAVALLPVGIAAQLVYRHSVFGAALSLALLVFLVWHRREFAALPDPRSRWKAVANLIVLGGVSFAIGMVVVSSHPHKTIGSPSLWERAQHVLWGLFGFEGPVGYTHHVDYTVGYSLGALGLLTVATTAYLAFRPEHPAARLTDDDEQQLRALLDRHGARDSLGYFALRRDKGVVFSPTGKAAVCYRVISGVMLASGDPIGDVEAWPGAIERFMAEAKAHSWTPAVTGCSETGGQVWTRETGMDALELGDEAIVDVADFTLTGRAMRNVRQMVKRIERNGYETRVRRVRDLAPDELARIQRAADAWRDTDTERGFSMALGRIDAVADGDAVIATAHQAPAEGEEPGPYGDLKAMQHFVPWGDSGISLELMRRDRSADPGMNELLIVATLQAAPDLRIKQVSLNFAVFRSSLERGEKLGAGPVIRVWRGMLIFLSRWYQIESLYKFNDKFRPRWEPRFVVFRNSRDIPRIGLAALQAEGYLELGLPRMLRRRKAAPPRPCAHMPRPAASQGAVERAA, from the coding sequence ATGTCTGACAGGCTAGATGGCGAATCGTCGGAGACGGTTGCGTGGCGAACACCACGCTGGCTCCGCGGCCCGCGTCCCGAAGCGGTGCCGGGCGTCGTCGGTACGGCCGGCGTGGTCGTCGGCCTGCTGAACCTCCTCGCCGGGGTCTTCCCCCGGTTCCGGCACAGCCGGGTGCACGCCCTGGCGGAGGTGCTGCCGGGCGCGGTGAGCCCGCTGGCGGCCGCCGCCTCCATCGTCGTCGGCATCCTGCTGCTCCTGCTGGCCCACGGGCTCAAGCGGCGTAAGCGGCGGGCCTGGGGAGCGGCCGTGGCGCTGCTGCCGGTGGGGATCGCCGCCCAGCTCGTCTACCGCCACTCCGTCTTCGGGGCGGCGCTCTCGCTGGCGCTGCTGGTGTTCCTGGTGTGGCACCGGCGGGAGTTCGCGGCCCTGCCCGACCCGCGCAGCCGCTGGAAGGCGGTGGCGAACCTGATCGTGCTCGGCGGTGTGAGCTTCGCCATCGGCATGGTCGTCGTCAGCTCCCACCCCCACAAGACCATCGGCTCGCCCTCCCTCTGGGAGCGCGCCCAGCACGTCCTGTGGGGCCTGTTCGGCTTCGAGGGCCCGGTCGGCTACACCCACCACGTCGACTACACCGTCGGCTACTCGCTGGGCGCGCTCGGCCTGCTGACCGTCGCCACCACCGCGTACCTCGCCTTCCGCCCCGAACACCCGGCGGCCCGGCTGACCGACGACGACGAGCAGCAGCTGCGCGCCCTGCTCGACCGGCACGGCGCCCGGGACTCCCTCGGCTACTTCGCGCTGCGCCGCGACAAGGGCGTGGTCTTCTCCCCGACCGGCAAGGCCGCGGTCTGCTACCGGGTGATCTCCGGGGTGATGCTCGCCAGCGGCGACCCGATCGGCGATGTCGAGGCGTGGCCGGGCGCCATCGAGCGCTTCATGGCGGAGGCGAAGGCGCACTCCTGGACCCCGGCGGTCACCGGCTGCAGCGAGACCGGCGGCCAGGTGTGGACCCGGGAGACCGGGATGGACGCGCTGGAGCTGGGCGACGAGGCGATCGTGGACGTCGCCGACTTCACCCTCACCGGCCGCGCGATGCGCAACGTACGGCAGATGGTCAAGCGCATCGAGCGCAACGGCTACGAGACGCGGGTGCGGCGGGTGCGCGACCTGGCGCCGGACGAGCTGGCGCGGATCCAGCGGGCCGCGGACGCCTGGCGGGACACCGACACCGAGCGCGGCTTCTCCATGGCGCTGGGCCGGATCGACGCGGTGGCCGACGGGGACGCGGTGATCGCCACCGCGCATCAGGCGCCGGCCGAGGGCGAGGAGCCCGGCCCGTACGGCGACCTGAAGGCGATGCAGCACTTCGTGCCGTGGGGCGACAGCGGGATCTCCCTGGAGCTGATGCGGCGCGACCGCAGCGCCGACCCCGGGATGAACGAGCTGCTGATCGTCGCCACGCTGCAGGCCGCCCCGGACCTCCGGATCAAGCAGGTGTCGCTGAACTTCGCGGTCTTCCGCTCCTCGCTGGAGCGCGGCGAGAAGCTGGGCGCCGGGCCGGTCATCCGGGTCTGGCGGGGGATGCTGATCTTCCTGTCCCGCTGGTACCAGATCGAGTCGCTGTACAAGTTCAACGACAAGTTCCGGCCACGCTGGGAGCCCCGTTTCGTGGTGTTCCGCAACAGCCGCGACATTCCCCGTATCGGTCTGGCGGCGCTGCAGGCCGAGGGCTATCTGGAGCTGGGCCTGCCGCGCATGCTGCGGCGCCGGAAGGCCGCTCCGCCGCGGCCGTGTGCGCATATGCCGCGGCCGGCCGCCTCGCAGGGCGCGGTCGAGCGGGCCGCCTGA
- a CDS encoding alpha/beta hydrolase has protein sequence MGLTSKKVLLLAVLVAVALFVLTIWLWPRLSRGNWRAVLGRIGLLVATQLSLFAAIGLYANSSFGFYASWADLFGQEQEPGVVTDYKTGPHGTELRMLGTERVSVRNGSRPATGGRIDKVLVQGEHSQIASPAFVYLPPQYFQKKYAHKKFPAALVLTGYPGTAQALYKKLHFPQTQHELLKQRKMRPTVLVMMRPTVAPPRDTECMDIPKGPQTETFFTKDLRADISAHYRIGNEAKSWGVVGDSTGGYCALKMTMRHPEAYSSAVALSGAYKAPRDATTGDLFGGSKQLERENNLLWRQRNLPAPPVNLLVTSSRQGEANYRQTLRFIEQTKSPSKVSSILLDSGGHNFNTWRREIPAALQWLGNHLKV, from the coding sequence ATGGGTCTCACCAGTAAGAAAGTGCTGCTTCTTGCCGTCCTTGTCGCGGTGGCACTTTTTGTCCTCACCATTTGGCTCTGGCCACGCCTCTCCAGGGGGAACTGGCGCGCCGTGCTCGGGCGCATCGGCCTCCTGGTGGCGACGCAGCTCTCCCTTTTCGCCGCCATCGGTCTCTACGCCAACAGTTCCTTCGGCTTCTACGCGTCCTGGGCCGACCTCTTCGGCCAGGAACAGGAGCCGGGCGTGGTCACCGATTACAAGACCGGGCCGCACGGCACCGAGCTGCGGATGCTGGGCACCGAGCGGGTGAGCGTACGGAACGGCTCCCGGCCGGCGACCGGCGGCCGGATCGACAAGGTGCTGGTGCAGGGCGAACACTCGCAGATCGCCAGCCCCGCGTTCGTCTATCTGCCGCCGCAGTACTTCCAGAAGAAATACGCGCACAAGAAGTTCCCGGCGGCCCTGGTACTCACCGGCTACCCCGGCACCGCCCAGGCGCTCTACAAGAAGCTGCATTTCCCGCAGACCCAGCACGAACTGCTCAAGCAGCGCAAGATGCGGCCGACCGTTCTGGTCATGATGCGCCCGACCGTGGCACCGCCGCGCGACACGGAGTGCATGGACATACCGAAGGGCCCGCAGACCGAGACCTTCTTCACCAAGGACCTGCGCGCGGATATCTCGGCCCACTACCGAATAGGGAACGAGGCCAAGAGCTGGGGTGTCGTCGGTGACTCCACCGGCGGCTACTGCGCGCTGAAGATGACCATGCGCCACCCCGAGGCGTACTCCAGCGCCGTCGCCCTCTCCGGCGCCTACAAGGCCCCGCGCGACGCCACCACCGGTGACCTCTTCGGCGGCAGCAAGCAGCTGGAGCGCGAGAACAATCTGCTGTGGCGTCAGCGGAATCTGCCCGCGCCCCCGGTGAACCTGCTGGTCACCAGCAGCAGGCAGGGCGAGGCGAATTACCGGCAGACGCTGCGGTTCATCGAGCAGACGAAGTCGCCGAGCAAGGTCTCGTCGATCCTCCTCGACAGCGGCGGCCACAACTTCAACACCTGGCGCCGGGAGATCCCCGCCGCCCTCCAGTGGCTCGGCAACCACCTCAAGGTCTGA
- the folE gene encoding GTP cyclohydrolase I FolE, which produces MTDPVTLDVDGKIGTFDEKRAENAVRELLIAVGEDPDREGLLETPARVARAYREIFAGLWQKPEDVLTTTFDLGHDEMVLVKDIEVVSNCEHHLVPFVGVAHVGYIPSTDGKITGLSKLARLVDVFARRPQVQERLTTQIADSLMQILEPRGVIVVIECEHMCMTMRGVRKPGAKTTTSAVRGQLRDAATRAEAMSLILAR; this is translated from the coding sequence ATGACGGACCCTGTGACGCTGGACGTCGACGGCAAGATCGGCACATTCGACGAGAAGCGCGCCGAGAACGCCGTACGCGAGCTGCTCATCGCGGTGGGCGAGGACCCGGACCGCGAGGGCCTGCTGGAGACGCCGGCGCGGGTGGCTCGGGCGTACCGGGAGATCTTCGCCGGGCTGTGGCAGAAGCCGGAGGACGTGCTGACGACCACGTTCGACCTGGGCCATGACGAGATGGTGCTGGTCAAGGACATCGAGGTGGTCTCCAACTGTGAGCATCACCTGGTCCCGTTCGTCGGGGTGGCCCATGTCGGCTACATCCCGTCCACCGACGGCAAGATCACCGGGCTGTCCAAGCTGGCCCGGCTGGTCGATGTGTTCGCCCGGCGCCCGCAGGTCCAGGAGCGGCTGACCACGCAGATCGCGGACTCGCTGATGCAGATCCTGGAGCCGCGCGGCGTGATCGTCGTCATCGAGTGCGAGCACATGTGCATGACGATGCGCGGGGTGCGCAAGCCGGGCGCCAAGACGACGACCTCGGCCGTGCGCGGCCAGCTGCGGGACGCCGCCACCCGCGCCGAGGCGATGAGCCTGATACTGGCCCGCTGA
- the ftsH gene encoding ATP-dependent zinc metalloprotease FtsH, with amino-acid sequence MDVKRYFRGPVMWIVLAVLAVVVLMQVVGSSGGYKTVDTGQVVKAIADNKVKSAELTTGDENKIKIELSGSYKIDGSNKLQASYIGDQGVDVAKNLQAKYQTGEIKDGYTVSPSKQNPFVGVLLSLLPFVLIVVVFLFLMNQMQGGGSRVMNFGKSKAKLITKDTPKTTFTDVAGSDEAVEELHEIKEFLQEPAKFQAVGAKIPKGVLLYGPPGTGKTLLARAVAGEAGVPFYSISGSDFVEMFVGVGASRVRDLFEQAKANAPAIVFVDEIDAVGRHRGAGLGGGHDEREQTLNQLLVEMDGFDVKGGVILIAATNRPDILDPALLRPGRFDRQIAVDRPDLQGRLEILKVHQKGKPVAPDVDLSAVAKRTPGFTGADLSNVLNEAALLTARSDEKLINNHFLDEAIDRVVAGPQKRTRIMSEKEKKITAYHEGGHALVAAASPNSDPVHKITILSRGRALGYTMVLPDEDKYSTTRNEMLDQLAYMLGGRAAEELVFHDPTTGAANDIEKATATARAMVTQYGMTERLGAIKFGTDNSEPFLGREMGHQRDYSEEVAALVDEEVKKLIETAHNEAWEILVENRDVLDNLVLTLLEKETLGKEEIAELFKHVVKRPARPAWTGSSRRTPSSRPPVLSPKELAPANGSVTTTATVSTEKAEAPEEQRPES; translated from the coding sequence ATGGACGTGAAGCGATACTTCCGTGGGCCGGTCATGTGGATCGTGCTGGCCGTCCTCGCCGTGGTCGTGTTGATGCAGGTCGTCGGCTCGTCCGGCGGCTACAAGACGGTGGACACCGGTCAGGTCGTCAAGGCGATCGCTGACAACAAGGTGAAATCCGCCGAGCTGACGACCGGTGACGAGAACAAGATCAAGATTGAGCTGTCGGGCTCCTACAAGATCGACGGCTCCAACAAGCTCCAGGCGAGCTACATCGGCGACCAGGGCGTCGACGTCGCCAAGAACCTGCAGGCCAAGTACCAGACCGGCGAGATCAAGGACGGGTACACCGTCTCCCCGTCGAAGCAGAACCCGTTCGTCGGTGTGCTGCTCTCGCTGCTCCCCTTCGTCCTCATCGTGGTCGTCTTCCTGTTCCTGATGAATCAGATGCAGGGCGGCGGCTCCCGGGTGATGAACTTCGGGAAGTCCAAGGCGAAGCTCATCACCAAGGACACCCCCAAGACGACCTTCACGGACGTCGCGGGGTCGGACGAGGCCGTCGAGGAGCTCCACGAGATCAAGGAGTTCCTCCAGGAGCCGGCGAAGTTCCAGGCCGTCGGCGCCAAGATTCCCAAGGGCGTGCTGCTGTACGGCCCGCCCGGAACGGGCAAGACGCTGCTGGCGCGCGCCGTCGCCGGCGAGGCGGGCGTCCCGTTCTACTCGATCTCCGGTTCCGACTTCGTCGAGATGTTCGTCGGTGTCGGTGCCTCCCGGGTCCGTGACCTCTTCGAGCAGGCCAAGGCGAACGCCCCGGCGATCGTCTTCGTCGACGAGATCGACGCCGTCGGCCGGCACCGCGGTGCGGGCCTGGGCGGTGGCCACGACGAGCGTGAGCAGACCCTCAACCAGCTGCTGGTCGAGATGGACGGCTTCGACGTCAAGGGCGGTGTGATCCTGATCGCCGCCACGAACCGTCCGGACATCCTCGACCCGGCGCTGCTGCGCCCCGGCCGTTTCGACCGGCAGATCGCCGTCGACCGTCCGGACCTGCAGGGCCGTCTGGAGATCCTCAAGGTCCACCAGAAGGGCAAGCCGGTCGCGCCGGACGTCGACCTCTCGGCCGTCGCCAAGCGCACCCCCGGCTTCACCGGTGCCGATCTGTCCAACGTCCTCAACGAGGCCGCGCTGCTGACGGCCCGGAGCGACGAGAAGCTGATCAACAACCACTTCCTGGACGAGGCGATCGACCGCGTCGTGGCCGGACCGCAGAAGCGGACCCGGATCATGTCCGAGAAGGAGAAGAAGATCACCGCGTACCACGAGGGCGGACACGCCCTGGTCGCGGCGGCCTCACCGAACTCCGACCCGGTCCACAAGATCACGATCCTGTCCCGAGGCCGGGCCCTGGGTTACACCATGGTCCTGCCGGACGAGGACAAGTACTCCACCACCCGCAACGAGATGCTCGACCAGCTGGCGTACATGCTGGGCGGCCGCGCGGCGGAGGAGCTGGTCTTCCACGACCCGACCACGGGCGCCGCGAACGACATCGAGAAGGCCACCGCCACGGCCCGCGCGATGGTCACGCAGTACGGCATGACCGAGCGGCTCGGCGCGATCAAGTTCGGCACCGACAACTCCGAGCCCTTCCTGGGCCGTGAGATGGGTCACCAGCGCGACTACTCGGAAGAGGTCGCCGCGCTGGTCGATGAGGAAGTCAAGAAGCTCATCGAGACCGCGCACAACGAGGCGTGGGAGATCCTGGTCGAGAACCGCGATGTGCTCGACAACCTCGTGCTGACGCTCCTGGAGAAGGAGACCCTCGGCAAGGAGGAGATCGCCGAGCTCTTCAAGCACGTGGTCAAGCGCCCGGCCCGCCCGGCGTGGACCGGCTCGTCGCGCCGTACGCCCTCCAGCCGCCCGCCGGTGCTGTCGCCGAAGGAGCTGGCCCCGGCCAACGGCTCGGTGACCACGACCGCCACGGTCTCCACGGAGAAGGCGGAAGCACCCGAGGAGCAGCGTCCCGAGAGCTGA
- the hpt gene encoding hypoxanthine phosphoribosyltransferase translates to MGSDLQSVLISKEEIDAKLAELAAKIDAEYAGKDLLIVGVLKGAVMVMADLARALSTPVTMDWMAVSSYGAGTQSSGVVRILKDLDTDIKGKHVLIVEDIIDSGLTLSWLLSNLGSREPASLEVCTLLRKPDAAKVAIDVKWIGFDIPNEFVVGYGLDFAEKYRNLPFVGTLAPHVYGG, encoded by the coding sequence ATGGGCTCCGACCTTCAGTCGGTACTCATCAGCAAGGAAGAGATCGACGCGAAGCTGGCGGAGCTGGCCGCGAAGATCGACGCGGAGTACGCGGGCAAGGACCTGCTCATCGTCGGCGTCCTCAAGGGCGCCGTGATGGTGATGGCGGACCTGGCGCGCGCGCTGTCCACCCCCGTCACGATGGACTGGATGGCCGTGTCGTCGTACGGCGCGGGCACCCAGTCCTCCGGCGTGGTCCGCATCCTCAAGGACCTCGACACCGACATCAAGGGCAAGCACGTCCTGATCGTCGAGGACATCATCGACTCCGGTCTGACGCTGTCGTGGCTGCTGTCGAACCTCGGCTCGCGGGAGCCGGCCTCGCTGGAGGTCTGCACCCTGCTGCGCAAGCCGGACGCGGCCAAGGTCGCCATCGACGTGAAGTGGATCGGCTTCGACATTCCCAACGAGTTCGTCGTCGGCTACGGCCTCGACTTCGCGGAGAAGTACCGCAATCTGCCGTTCGTCGGTACTCTCGCGCCGCACGTCTACGGCGGCTGA
- the tilS gene encoding tRNA lysidine(34) synthetase TilS: MGPHPAVAAIRLAVRRVLHDVLTHHCAQDRHEPPLVLVACSGGADSMALASALAFEAPKLGVRAGGVTIDHGLQEGSDLRAAEVALRLRALGLDPVEAVAVDVAEPNKVAHGTAYRGSGTRPAGGPEAAARDARYAALDATAERHGATAVLLGHTRDDQAETVLLGLARGSGTRSLSGMAATSGRDGRYRRPFLDVDRQTARKACLIQALPVWDDPHNADPAYTRSRLRHEGLPALEKALGKGVVEALARTAQLSRDDADALDAWAADAEDSVLDDSGSLDIAALFALPPAVRRRVLRRAVIGAGSPAGSLFARHIEEVDRLITAWRGQGAINLPGRVGVRRQGGRLVIRQG; encoded by the coding sequence ATGGGTCCCCATCCAGCGGTCGCCGCGATACGCCTGGCGGTCCGCCGCGTACTCCACGACGTGCTCACCCACCACTGCGCGCAGGACCGGCACGAGCCCCCGCTCGTGCTCGTCGCGTGCTCCGGCGGCGCCGATTCCATGGCGCTCGCCTCCGCCCTCGCCTTCGAGGCCCCCAAGCTGGGGGTCCGCGCCGGTGGCGTCACCATCGACCACGGCCTCCAGGAGGGCTCGGACCTCCGCGCCGCCGAGGTCGCCCTGCGGCTGCGGGCCCTGGGGCTCGACCCCGTAGAGGCCGTCGCCGTCGACGTGGCCGAACCGAACAAGGTGGCGCACGGCACCGCGTACCGGGGGAGCGGCACCCGGCCGGCCGGCGGACCGGAAGCCGCCGCCCGTGACGCCCGCTACGCCGCCCTGGACGCCACCGCCGAGCGCCACGGCGCCACCGCCGTTCTCCTCGGCCATACCCGCGACGACCAGGCGGAGACGGTGCTGCTCGGTCTCGCCCGCGGCTCCGGGACCCGCTCGCTCTCCGGTATGGCCGCGACCAGCGGCCGCGACGGGCGCTATCGCCGGCCCTTCCTCGACGTGGACCGCCAGACCGCCCGTAAGGCCTGTCTGATCCAGGCGCTGCCCGTCTGGGACGATCCACACAACGCCGACCCCGCCTACACCCGCTCCCGGCTGCGCCACGAAGGTCTGCCCGCCCTGGAGAAAGCGCTCGGCAAGGGCGTCGTCGAGGCGCTGGCCCGTACGGCGCAGCTCTCCCGTGACGACGCCGACGCCCTGGACGCCTGGGCCGCCGACGCCGAGGACTCGGTGCTCGACGACAGCGGCTCCCTCGACATCGCCGCCCTGTTCGCGCTGCCCCCCGCGGTGCGCCGCCGGGTGCTGCGCCGGGCCGTCATCGGCGCCGGTTCCCCGGCCGGTTCGCTCTTCGCCCGCCACATCGAAGAGGTGGACCGGCTGATCACCGCCTGGAGGGGGCAGGGGGCCATCAACCTCCCCGGGCGAGTGGGTGTGCGACGGCAGGGTGGCAGACTGGTGATTCGGCAGGGCTGA
- a CDS encoding zinc-dependent metalloprotease, protein MTSIGGTEMVDWNLAVATATRFVRPGPEVSRDEARAIVAELRKHAKSSEAHVRAFTRMAQPDATGEAPHDTPVLVVDRPGWIKANVAGFRAVLKPLLAKMEDRRSTVPGGAVLGAVGGKVTGVELGMLLSFLASRVLGQYETFAPASRDLPAAAQGGRLLLVAPNIVHVERELEVAPHDFRLWVCLHEETHRTQFTAVPWLRDHIEGEIQSFLGETDIDPGALLERLREAAQSLAGAKPEGEEGEDEERSLVDLVQTPAQREILGRLTAVMSLLEGHADFVMDGVGPDVVPSVAEIREKFQKRRASGAGRLDQALRKLLGLDAKLRQYRDGERFVSAVVEEVGMDGFNRVWTSPNTLPTKQEIAKPADWIARVHRKADGAP, encoded by the coding sequence ATGACGAGCATCGGTGGAACCGAGATGGTCGACTGGAACCTCGCGGTCGCGACCGCGACCCGGTTCGTGCGGCCGGGCCCAGAGGTGAGCCGGGACGAGGCGCGCGCGATCGTCGCCGAGCTGCGCAAGCACGCCAAGTCCTCCGAGGCGCATGTCCGCGCCTTCACGCGGATGGCACAGCCCGACGCGACAGGCGAGGCGCCGCATGACACGCCGGTCCTGGTCGTGGACCGGCCCGGCTGGATCAAGGCGAATGTCGCCGGGTTCCGGGCCGTGCTCAAGCCGCTGCTGGCCAAGATGGAGGACCGCCGCTCGACGGTCCCCGGGGGCGCGGTGCTCGGCGCGGTCGGCGGCAAGGTGACCGGTGTGGAGCTGGGCATGCTGCTGTCGTTCCTGGCCTCGCGGGTCCTCGGCCAGTACGAGACGTTCGCGCCGGCCTCCCGGGATCTGCCGGCCGCGGCCCAGGGCGGCAGGCTGCTGCTGGTCGCGCCGAACATCGTGCACGTGGAGCGCGAGCTCGAAGTGGCCCCGCACGACTTCCGGCTGTGGGTGTGCCTCCATGAGGAGACCCACCGCACCCAGTTCACGGCCGTGCCGTGGCTGCGGGACCACATCGAGGGCGAGATCCAGTCATTCCTCGGTGAGACGGACATCGACCCGGGCGCCCTCCTGGAGCGGCTGCGCGAGGCCGCCCAGTCGCTGGCCGGTGCCAAGCCCGAGGGCGAGGAGGGCGAGGACGAGGAGCGCTCGCTCGTCGATCTCGTCCAGACGCCCGCGCAGCGCGAGATCCTCGGCCGGCTGACCGCGGTGATGTCGCTGCTGGAGGGGCACGCGGATTTCGTGATGGACGGTGTGGGGCCCGATGTCGTGCCGTCGGTCGCGGAGATCCGGGAGAAGTTCCAAAAGCGCCGGGCCAGCGGTGCCGGACGCCTGGACCAGGCGCTGCGCAAGCTGCTCGGCCTGGACGCCAAACTGCGGCAGTACCGCGACGGCGAGCGGTTCGTCAGCGCGGTCGTCGAGGAGGTGGGCATGGACGGCTTCAACCGGGTGTGGACCTCGCCGAACACCCTCCCGACCAAACAAGAGATCGCCAAACCGGCGGACTGGATCGCGCGGGTGCACCGCAAAGCGGACGGGGCACCGTAA